The Candidatus Obscuribacterales bacterium sequence GAAACCTCCCTAGGGGAACCTCTCGGAAAAACAAAAAGCTCTGGTAGATGAAGGTCGCCATGATGGCGATCGCTATCATCGTGGGAATGGCAGCGGCGATCGCAAAGGCCGTGTGAGCCAAGGCATCAACCCAGGATCCTGGGCGATCGCGGGTGGGCTTGGGTGACTTGAAACTAGGTAAACTCATGCCTCTCTGACTAATCCGCCGGATCGATTCCCTTATGACGTTGTGGTTGCACCCTGAGTTTTTACGCCTCTGGCAGCATGCTGTTGAGAGACTGCTCCTAGTGTACGGGGCGAAGATAAAGGCAAGTTTAAGCTTTTTCAATCAGCAAAATGTGGTACATCAAAGAAATGCAGGATGTGGTAGACCCGAGCAATCCAGGTACAATGCAGCAGAGTACATCCGATCTAGCCTAAATGACTGTGCCTTCCCTCGATCGCCCCTATCAAGATTTTCTCCAGGATCTGAAACAACGCATTCAGGCTGCTCAGGTCCGGGCTGCCCTGGCGGTTAACTGTGAACTGATCACCCTCTATTGGCAGATTGGCCGAGACATTCTCAGCCGCCAGCAGGCCCAGGGCTGGGGAGCCAAGGTGGTCACCCAATTGTCGCAAGACTTACGCCAGGCGTTTCCAGACATGAAAGGCTTCTCCCGCACCAACCTGCTCTACATGCGGGCCTTTGCCGAGGCCTACCCCGACGAGGCAATTGTTCAACAGGTTGTTGGACAAATTCCTTGGGGGCACAACATTCGTCTGTTGGAAGCAGTCAAAGATCCAGCAGAACGGCTGTGGTATGCCCAACAAGCGATCGCCCATGGCTGGAGCCGCAATGTGTTGGTGCATCACATCGAACG is a genomic window containing:
- a CDS encoding DUF1016 N-terminal domain-containing protein is translated as MTVPSLDRPYQDFLQDLKQRIQAAQVRAALAVNCELITLYWQIGRDILSRQQAQGWGAKVVTQLSQDLRQAFPDMKGFSRTNLLYMRAFAEAYPDEAIVQQVVGQIPWGHNIRLLEAVKDPAERLWYAQQAIAHGWSRNVLVHHIER